Proteins found in one Fulvitalea axinellae genomic segment:
- a CDS encoding FeoA family protein — protein sequence MKNRTVADLKIGETAIIRGFADDSLSLKLLEMGCLPGEEVTLKLVAPLGDPIAIRVADYQLSLRKDEASVITVE from the coding sequence ATGAAGAACAGGACAGTAGCCGACCTGAAAATAGGCGAGACCGCGATAATCCGCGGATTTGCCGACGACAGCCTTTCGCTTAAACTATTGGAAATGGGATGTTTGCCCGGTGAGGAAGTGACGCTTAAGCTCGTCGCACCCTTGGGCGACCCGATCGCCATCCGGGTGGCCGATTATCAGCTTTCCCTGCGAAAGGACGAGGCTTCTGTTATCACTGTAGAATAA
- the glgX gene encoding glycogen debranching protein GlgX yields the protein MGVRKKRKDISVVAGHCSPVGVTITKEGVNFCLFSKQATSVELLLFDKPEDAEPARTITFDPKRNRTYYYWHALVKGIGHGQLYAYRVNGPYAPKKGLRFDKDRYLVDPYARAVVGPDYDREKHKKRGWNGPWSLKSAVIDSSLYDWEDDEPPKIPYEESVIYEMHVKGFTMNPNSGVPEAERGTYSGVIRKIPYLKKLGVTAVELMPIHLFDPYDAPKGKVNYWGYSSINFFSPHNRYSKSPHEATAIVDEFRDMVKALHKAGIEVILDVVYNHTAEGDETGPVLSFKGLSNSGYYMLEDDDASKYKNFTGCGNTVNANQSIARRLILDSLCYWVKEMHVDGFRFDLASILSRSESGEPMDNPPILWEIESEPALAGTKIIAEAWDAAGLYQLGQFTGDRWAEWNGAFRDDVRRFIKGDTGSVAVFQRRLLGSPDIFRGKEWETTRSIHFVACHDGMPLYDLVSYNQKHNDANGEHNRDGMDDNFSWNCGEEGPTDNKKVLALRRKQLKNFLTLIFFSQGTPMLLMGDELGRTQQGNNNAYCQDNELSWMDWSLTKKNADLLAFSRNVIGFANRLKVMQVKHWLAESKMENDSCIVWHGVKLNSPDMSEHSHSIACGLHHPKSKERLYCAVNAYWEALDFEIPTDLKYNRKWRRVVNTALGKGLDFIDPDKAPIVPGNTIRVEARSIIVLMAKH from the coding sequence ATGGGAGTTAGAAAGAAGAGGAAGGACATTAGCGTAGTGGCTGGACACTGCTCGCCCGTGGGTGTTACCATAACGAAAGAAGGAGTGAATTTCTGCCTTTTCTCAAAACAGGCCACATCAGTGGAACTCTTACTTTTTGACAAACCGGAAGACGCCGAGCCGGCTAGAACAATTACCTTCGACCCCAAACGCAACCGCACATATTACTATTGGCACGCTCTTGTCAAAGGCATCGGGCACGGCCAGCTCTACGCTTACAGGGTCAACGGCCCATACGCCCCAAAAAAGGGCCTGCGCTTCGACAAAGACAGATACTTGGTCGATCCGTACGCCCGAGCGGTAGTCGGACCGGATTACGACAGGGAAAAGCATAAAAAAAGAGGCTGGAACGGCCCTTGGTCCTTAAAATCGGCGGTAATCGATTCCAGCTTGTATGATTGGGAAGACGATGAGCCACCAAAAATTCCTTACGAAGAATCCGTCATTTACGAAATGCATGTAAAGGGCTTCACCATGAACCCCAACTCGGGGGTTCCCGAAGCCGAACGGGGCACTTATTCGGGGGTTATCAGAAAAATCCCGTATCTAAAAAAACTGGGCGTAACGGCCGTCGAACTTATGCCAATCCATTTGTTCGACCCTTATGACGCACCAAAAGGCAAAGTAAACTACTGGGGATACAGCTCCATCAACTTTTTCTCCCCACACAACAGATACTCAAAATCCCCGCATGAGGCTACCGCAATCGTGGATGAGTTCCGGGACATGGTAAAGGCCTTGCACAAAGCGGGAATCGAGGTGATCCTCGATGTTGTCTACAACCACACAGCCGAAGGCGACGAGACAGGGCCAGTACTCAGTTTCAAAGGCCTCTCCAATTCCGGGTATTATATGCTGGAAGACGATGACGCTTCCAAATACAAGAACTTCACGGGTTGCGGAAATACTGTAAACGCAAACCAATCAATCGCCCGGAGGCTTATTCTGGATTCCCTGTGCTATTGGGTTAAAGAAATGCACGTCGACGGTTTTCGCTTTGACTTGGCCTCGATTCTCTCCCGCTCCGAATCGGGCGAACCGATGGATAACCCGCCTATTCTTTGGGAAATAGAATCCGAACCGGCACTAGCGGGCACGAAGATCATTGCCGAAGCTTGGGACGCCGCGGGACTTTATCAACTCGGCCAATTCACCGGCGATAGATGGGCCGAATGGAACGGCGCTTTCCGAGACGATGTCCGCAGATTCATAAAAGGAGACACCGGTTCAGTGGCGGTATTCCAAAGAAGATTGCTGGGAAGCCCGGACATATTTAGGGGAAAAGAATGGGAAACCACACGCAGTATCCACTTCGTCGCCTGTCACGACGGCATGCCGCTTTACGATCTGGTCTCGTACAACCAAAAACACAACGACGCCAACGGAGAGCATAACCGCGACGGCATGGACGACAACTTCAGCTGGAACTGTGGTGAGGAAGGACCAACCGACAACAAGAAAGTTCTGGCCCTTAGGCGCAAACAGCTCAAAAACTTCCTGACATTGATTTTCTTTTCCCAAGGAACACCTATGCTGTTGATGGGTGACGAGCTGGGCAGGACACAACAAGGCAACAACAACGCCTATTGCCAAGACAACGAACTTAGCTGGATGGATTGGTCCTTGACGAAAAAGAATGCGGACTTGCTCGCGTTCAGCCGGAACGTCATTGGCTTTGCCAATAGGCTTAAAGTGATGCAGGTAAAACATTGGCTTGCCGAAAGCAAGATGGAAAACGACAGTTGTATTGTTTGGCACGGAGTAAAGCTCAACAGCCCCGACATGTCAGAGCATTCGCATTCGATCGCTTGTGGCCTGCACCACCCGAAAAGCAAAGAAAGGCTGTATTGTGCCGTAAACGCATATTGGGAGGCTCTTGATTTCGAGATCCCCACGGACTTGAAATACAACCGGAAATGGCGACGGGTAGTGAACACAGCGTTGGGCAAAGGCCTAGATTTTATTGATCCCGACAAGGCTCCCATAGTGCCCGGCAATACAATCAGGGTCGAGGCTCGGTCAATTATCGTCTTGATGGCAAAGCATTGA
- a CDS encoding TonB-dependent receptor — MKKLYALYVLLFVATISQGLANGLVGTVRGTVKSDKESLPYVNITLASTQKGTATDVEGKYALDLPPGTHTLTFTAVGFRTTKKTITVDAGQTVDLNVRLREDMIQMDGVVVSATRQEVSRKDAPAVVNVISPQLFENTQSVVLADGLNYVPGLRVENDCQNCGFMQLRMNGLEGPYTQILIDSRPIFSGMNAVYGLEQLPTSMLERVEVVRGGGSVLFGSNAIGGTVNIITKEPTRNYFSVSNNTALVDGDALDNTINFNGSLVTEDRRAGIFMFGMHRKRNEWNANPDDVWFDADGNAHKDDFSEIPFLENNSLGFRAFYKTSEYSKLSAELHTVKEFRRGGNKFDERPDLSDITEQLDHDIIGGGLDFEITDADLKHRFNIYASGQDTRRKSYYGAEQDPSAYGKSENGTWLSGIQYNYDFERLFFAPMTLTAGSEYQYASLTDQKLGYRNPEDGTIVDGFVITDQETYTSGTFLQGEWKTDRVKFLLGARYDRVNIKDNKGESDDYTVNAFNPRVNLLVDITNKIQARASYATGFRAPQMFDEDLHVNIAGAEGVRHILADDLTEETSDSYTLSFDYTADNGNWQTYFLIESFYTRLVDPFRNTITEDQQGNTIFLKENADNNAVVKGINAEAKVSPLPTLSFQAGFTIQSSEYDEAEEWHSVEENGETVSLTSKEILRTPDLYGSFTVAYNVTDPFSVSLNGVYTGPMYVPHIEGGYSNGEEITEPELFKTGSFFDLGIKFAYDWDLGKSLCIQANCGVQNILNSFQDDFDAGVSRDSGFIYGPTRPQTFFMGIKISSL, encoded by the coding sequence ATGAAAAAATTATACGCACTATATGTATTGCTATTCGTAGCAACTATCTCTCAAGGTTTAGCCAACGGATTGGTTGGTACCGTAAGGGGAACGGTCAAAAGCGATAAAGAATCCCTCCCCTACGTAAACATTACGCTGGCGAGCACGCAAAAAGGAACCGCAACCGACGTAGAAGGAAAATATGCGTTGGATTTGCCTCCCGGAACGCATACATTGACATTCACGGCAGTCGGTTTCAGAACCACGAAAAAAACCATTACCGTAGATGCGGGCCAAACCGTTGACCTTAACGTGCGTTTACGGGAAGACATGATACAGATGGACGGTGTAGTAGTCTCGGCCACCAGACAAGAAGTCAGCCGCAAAGACGCTCCTGCCGTGGTTAATGTCATCAGTCCGCAACTTTTCGAGAACACGCAATCTGTTGTTTTGGCCGACGGCCTGAACTACGTACCGGGCCTAAGGGTGGAAAATGACTGCCAAAACTGCGGTTTTATGCAGTTGAGAATGAACGGTCTGGAAGGACCATATACCCAAATCCTGATCGATAGCCGCCCGATTTTCAGTGGCATGAACGCTGTCTACGGTTTGGAACAGCTTCCGACTTCGATGCTCGAAAGGGTTGAAGTGGTACGTGGTGGAGGTTCGGTTCTCTTTGGCTCCAACGCCATTGGCGGTACCGTAAACATTATCACGAAAGAGCCTACACGCAACTATTTCAGCGTATCGAACAATACTGCTTTGGTAGACGGTGACGCTTTGGACAACACTATCAACTTCAACGGTTCATTGGTAACGGAAGACCGTCGTGCGGGTATTTTCATGTTCGGAATGCACCGTAAACGTAACGAATGGAATGCCAACCCGGATGATGTTTGGTTCGATGCGGACGGCAATGCCCATAAAGATGATTTTTCGGAAATCCCATTTCTTGAAAATAACTCATTAGGTTTCCGCGCATTCTATAAAACTTCGGAATACAGCAAGCTTTCGGCCGAACTGCATACCGTAAAAGAATTCCGCCGGGGCGGCAACAAATTTGACGAACGCCCTGACCTTTCTGACATCACCGAACAGCTCGATCACGACATTATCGGTGGAGGACTCGATTTCGAAATCACCGACGCCGATCTCAAACACCGCTTCAACATCTACGCCTCCGGGCAAGACACTCGCAGAAAAAGTTATTACGGTGCGGAACAGGACCCTTCGGCATACGGAAAATCCGAAAACGGCACTTGGCTCTCAGGCATACAGTACAATTATGATTTCGAACGCCTGTTTTTTGCCCCGATGACGCTTACCGCAGGCTCCGAGTATCAGTACGCCTCACTTACCGACCAAAAGCTCGGATACAGAAACCCTGAAGACGGAACAATCGTTGACGGATTCGTAATCACCGACCAAGAAACTTACACGTCCGGCACCTTCCTTCAAGGCGAATGGAAAACCGACCGCGTAAAATTCCTGTTAGGCGCGCGATACGACCGTGTCAACATTAAAGACAACAAAGGGGAATCTGACGACTACACCGTAAACGCTTTTAACCCGCGCGTAAACTTACTTGTGGATATCACTAACAAAATCCAAGCAAGAGCAAGCTACGCTACCGGATTCCGCGCGCCACAAATGTTTGACGAAGATCTCCACGTAAACATCGCTGGAGCCGAAGGCGTACGCCACATTCTGGCCGACGACCTTACGGAAGAAACTTCGGACAGTTATACGCTCTCATTCGACTATACGGCAGACAACGGCAACTGGCAAACGTACTTCCTGATCGAGAGTTTCTACACCAGACTCGTGGATCCATTCCGTAATACTATCACGGAAGACCAACAGGGCAATACGATCTTCCTCAAAGAAAACGCCGATAACAACGCCGTGGTGAAAGGCATAAACGCCGAAGCCAAGGTTTCACCTCTTCCTACGCTCTCTTTCCAAGCAGGGTTTACGATACAAAGCAGTGAGTATGACGAAGCCGAAGAATGGCATTCCGTTGAAGAAAACGGCGAGACAGTGAGTCTCACCAGCAAGGAAATCCTTCGTACTCCCGACCTTTACGGATCATTTACCGTGGCTTACAACGTAACGGACCCTTTCAGCGTATCCCTAAACGGCGTATACACTGGTCCAATGTACGTTCCGCATATTGAGGGCGGTTATTCAAACGGCGAGGAAATTACGGAACCGGAATTGTTCAAAACAGGATCGTTTTTCGATCTCGGAATCAAGTTTGCGTATGACTGGGATCTCGGAAAATCATTGTGCATCCAAGCTAACTGCGGTGTACAAAACATCCTGAACAGCTTCCAAGATGATTTCGACGCCGGCGTAAGCCGTGATTCAGGTTTTATCTACGGGCCTACCCGTCCGCAGACTTTCTTTATGGGAATAAAAATCAGTAGCCTGTAA
- a CDS encoding FAD-dependent oxidoreductase encodes MTVDYIIVGQGLAGTVMARQLMRNGDSVFVFDRYGKDISSRVAGGIFNPITGRKMVRTWLADELFGYLFPFYEELEKELAASFFHPKPIYRPFVSVEEYNEWTGKCSEPKFAAYVRELVKPGTPKIGMDNVYGGLLLDRCGYVDIGEMLDVFRKYLEAEVRFSPETFEEDKLEITEDGVTYGDVSARKIIYCDGYASKNSRYFGYLPFRPVKGELLEIKLAGEIAVEEIYNRGVFMLPVGDGTYRVGATYDWKNLDTAPTEEKRTELAGKLEKLINCPFEIIGQRAGVRPATHDRRPFVGLHPEYPQLAVFNGLGTKGVSLAPYFAEEFAGFLSGKNDITPEVDIKRLK; translated from the coding sequence ATGACCGTAGATTACATTATTGTGGGGCAAGGGCTTGCGGGGACGGTTATGGCCCGGCAACTTATGCGTAACGGAGATTCCGTTTTCGTGTTTGACCGTTACGGAAAAGACATTTCGTCGCGAGTGGCGGGGGGGATTTTCAATCCGATAACGGGGCGGAAAATGGTTCGCACATGGCTGGCCGATGAGCTTTTCGGATATCTTTTTCCTTTTTATGAAGAATTGGAAAAGGAACTGGCCGCCAGCTTTTTTCATCCGAAACCGATTTACAGGCCGTTTGTGTCGGTGGAGGAATATAACGAATGGACCGGAAAATGTTCCGAACCGAAATTCGCCGCTTATGTCCGGGAGCTTGTAAAGCCGGGAACTCCGAAGATCGGCATGGACAACGTTTACGGCGGACTTCTTTTGGATCGTTGCGGTTATGTGGATATAGGCGAAATGCTTGATGTTTTCCGAAAGTATCTGGAAGCGGAGGTAAGGTTTTCGCCCGAGACATTTGAAGAAGACAAGCTGGAAATTACGGAAGATGGCGTGACGTACGGCGATGTTTCAGCCCGAAAGATCATCTATTGCGACGGTTACGCGTCCAAAAACAGCCGTTATTTCGGCTACTTGCCTTTTCGCCCGGTCAAAGGCGAATTGTTGGAAATAAAACTGGCCGGAGAGATTGCGGTCGAAGAGATCTATAACCGAGGCGTGTTTATGCTTCCTGTCGGCGACGGCACTTACCGTGTGGGCGCCACTTATGACTGGAAAAACCTTGACACTGCCCCGACAGAAGAAAAACGGACGGAATTAGCGGGGAAGTTGGAGAAATTGATCAACTGTCCGTTTGAGATTATTGGGCAACGCGCTGGTGTAAGGCCAGCTACACACGACAGGCGTCCTTTTGTCGGATTGCATCCGGAATACCCCCAGTTGGCCGTTTTCAACGGTTTGGGAACCAAAGGCGTGTCGTTGGCGCCGTATTTCGCCGAGGAATTCGCTGGGTTCCTGTCTGGAAAGAATGATATCACCCCCGAGGTGGATATCAAGCGGTTGAAATAG
- a CDS encoding heme exporter protein CcmB — protein METIRMAWQLLRKEFVLEWRNRVAFNGIVLYVACVVFICYLSFHTQAAEVTPEVWSTLFWIVMLFAAVNAAAKSFAQEGRERMFYYYTIASAEAIILSKLIYNVMLLLLLGFVSYAFYSVVMGNPVLSHWLFVSGLGLGAIGLGASLTLISGIASKAGNNGSLMAVLGLPVMVPVLLMTMKLSQSAILGETFYDATDTLLALGAIDAIAASLSVILFPQVWRS, from the coding sequence ATGGAGACCATACGGATGGCTTGGCAGTTGCTGAGAAAAGAGTTTGTGCTTGAATGGAGAAACAGGGTGGCTTTTAACGGCATCGTGCTCTATGTGGCCTGCGTGGTTTTTATCTGTTACCTGAGTTTCCATACGCAAGCGGCGGAAGTTACGCCGGAAGTGTGGAGTACTCTTTTTTGGATTGTGATGTTGTTTGCCGCCGTGAACGCTGCCGCAAAGAGTTTTGCGCAAGAAGGCCGTGAACGGATGTTTTATTATTATACCATAGCGTCAGCTGAGGCGATTATCCTTTCCAAGCTAATTTATAATGTCATGTTGCTCTTGCTGTTGGGCTTTGTTTCCTACGCATTTTATTCGGTAGTGATGGGTAACCCCGTGCTCTCGCATTGGTTGTTCGTTTCGGGCTTGGGCTTAGGGGCGATAGGTTTGGGGGCTTCGTTAACACTTATTTCCGGAATCGCCTCCAAGGCCGGCAATAACGGGTCGTTGATGGCGGTGTTGGGATTGCCTGTGATGGTTCCTGTGTTATTGATGACCATGAAATTATCCCAGTCAGCTATTTTGGGCGAGACGTTTTACGACGCTACCGACACGCTTTTGGCCCTTGGTGCTATCGACGCTATTGCGGCTTCGTTGTCCGTTATACTTTTTCCGCAGGTGTGGAGAAGTTAA
- a CDS encoding regulatory protein RecX, which produces MENYQRAKQALMSFCAYQDRCTHEAAEKAIKYGLTEEEIARLLGELQSDGFIDEERYAKSFVRGKFFYKKWGRRKIAQTLRMKNLQDELINIGMEEIPEAEYAETMADLARAKWKSVKGRNDFERKMKVLRYLAGKGFEADLARDILDEL; this is translated from the coding sequence ATGGAAAATTACCAGAGAGCCAAACAGGCGCTGATGAGTTTTTGCGCTTACCAAGACCGCTGTACGCACGAAGCCGCCGAAAAAGCCATAAAATACGGGCTGACGGAAGAAGAAATCGCCCGATTATTGGGCGAATTGCAGTCGGACGGATTTATAGATGAGGAACGTTACGCCAAGTCTTTCGTGCGTGGTAAGTTTTTTTACAAAAAATGGGGACGACGAAAGATAGCGCAAACCTTAAGGATGAAAAACCTGCAAGACGAGCTGATAAACATCGGGATGGAGGAGATTCCGGAAGCCGAATACGCCGAGACCATGGCCGATTTGGCCCGGGCTAAATGGAAATCCGTAAAAGGCAGGAACGATTTTGAGCGAAAAATGAAAGTTCTTCGTTATCTGGCAGGAAAGGGATTCGAAGCCGATTTGGCCCGGGATATCCTCGATGAATTGTAA
- a CDS encoding bifunctional UDP-N-acetylmuramoyl-tripeptide:D-alanyl-D-alanine ligase/alanine racemase: MKTFDLPQITGGKYIRKTFDEDIKFLITDSRKPVLSPKALFFAIRGERHDGHRYLADLYAQGVRQFVVERQLSGTESEALPEANVLLVENSVDALQKIASRHRRGFEYPLVAVTGSNGKTIVKEWLAKLLGSETSVVRNPGSYNSQIGVPLSVWEMAEGFGYAVFEAGISKLGEMRKLWEILRPDIGIFTNIGPAHDEGFENRLHKIKEKIRLFEGCRKIVFRADQTEVRQALEQKFEPDTLLSWTTENDISADFRFRAEDSPSGSRIEARCGEADEFFAFPFRDEASVENILHVLALLLSEGFPVEKLRQGLVKLQPVSMRLELKKAVGRSYLIDDSYNNDRAGLRRALDLLVRIRQKKKKTLILSDMRESGLPPEKLYPEIADIVNGSGISRFIGIGEEIREFGMLFPADAVFFGSTEEFLRNTRSLNLKDEIILVKGAREMRFERIVRKLEEKAHGTRLEVNLDAITHNLNFYRSRLRPETKIMVMVKAFGYGNGGQEIADLLQYHRVDYLGVAYADEGVSLRQQGIRIPIMVMNTSEVDFENILEYDLEPEIYSFDILRDFSEFMENTDKKVKVHLKVDTGMRRLGFASDKGIELARTLKKTPALEVASVFSHLAGADGPEHVAFSARQVRELNGFYDDFCAVYGKRPMRHTLNSAGIVRFPEYQFDMVRLGIGLYGVEANGELQEHLRNVSSLKTVISQIRNIPAGESVGYSRKGRFERDGRIATVAIGYADGFRRVFGNGNARMLVNGRLAPTVGNICMDMCMIDITGIEAEVGDEVTVFGETPTVSRLADDASTIAYEILTDIGQRVKRVFITE, encoded by the coding sequence ATGAAAACCTTTGACCTTCCGCAAATCACAGGAGGAAAATATATCCGAAAAACCTTCGACGAAGACATCAAGTTCCTTATCACCGACAGCCGAAAACCCGTTCTCAGTCCCAAGGCGCTGTTTTTCGCAATCCGGGGCGAACGGCACGACGGCCACCGTTACCTCGCCGATCTTTATGCGCAGGGCGTGCGCCAGTTTGTGGTGGAACGCCAACTGTCCGGCACCGAATCGGAAGCTTTGCCGGAGGCGAATGTTCTTTTGGTGGAAAATAGCGTGGATGCGCTTCAGAAAATAGCGTCACGTCATCGCCGGGGTTTTGAATATCCGTTGGTGGCCGTGACTGGGAGTAACGGCAAGACGATAGTAAAGGAATGGCTGGCCAAACTGCTCGGTTCGGAAACTTCCGTGGTGCGCAATCCGGGAAGTTACAATTCGCAGATCGGCGTTCCGCTTTCGGTTTGGGAAATGGCCGAGGGCTTCGGTTACGCCGTTTTCGAGGCGGGAATTTCCAAACTGGGCGAGATGCGCAAGCTTTGGGAAATCCTGCGCCCCGATATCGGGATTTTCACCAATATCGGCCCGGCCCATGACGAAGGTTTCGAGAATCGCCTTCATAAAATCAAAGAGAAAATCCGTTTGTTCGAAGGTTGCCGTAAGATTGTCTTCCGGGCGGATCAAACCGAGGTTCGGCAGGCTTTGGAGCAAAAATTCGAACCGGATACGCTTCTTTCATGGACTACGGAAAATGATATTTCGGCGGATTTTCGCTTTCGAGCGGAAGATTCCCCTTCGGGTTCGCGTATCGAAGCTAGATGTGGGGAAGCCGACGAGTTTTTCGCTTTTCCTTTTCGCGATGAGGCTTCGGTGGAAAATATTCTCCATGTTCTGGCACTTTTGCTTTCCGAAGGTTTCCCTGTGGAAAAATTACGGCAAGGTTTAGTAAAGCTTCAGCCCGTTTCAATGCGCCTGGAACTGAAAAAAGCGGTTGGGCGCTCTTACCTCATCGATGACAGTTACAATAACGACCGGGCGGGTTTGCGTCGCGCGCTTGATCTGTTGGTTCGGATTCGCCAGAAAAAGAAAAAGACGCTGATCCTTTCCGATATGAGGGAATCCGGCCTTCCTCCGGAAAAACTCTATCCGGAAATCGCCGATATCGTCAACGGTTCGGGGATTAGCAGGTTTATCGGAATCGGGGAGGAAATCAGAGAATTTGGAATGCTGTTTCCCGCAGATGCGGTTTTCTTCGGATCAACGGAAGAATTCCTTCGGAATACCCGGAGCCTTAACCTCAAAGACGAGATTATCTTGGTGAAAGGTGCCCGGGAAATGCGTTTCGAGCGGATTGTCCGGAAATTGGAAGAAAAGGCTCATGGTACCCGCTTGGAGGTGAACCTTGACGCTATTACGCATAATCTCAATTTTTACAGAAGTCGTCTTCGCCCGGAAACCAAAATCATGGTGATGGTAAAAGCCTTTGGCTACGGCAACGGCGGACAGGAAATAGCGGATTTGCTCCAATATCACCGAGTCGACTATTTGGGCGTGGCTTATGCCGACGAGGGTGTTTCGCTTAGGCAACAAGGAATCCGGATCCCGATTATGGTGATGAATACTTCCGAAGTCGATTTTGAAAATATTCTGGAATACGATCTGGAACCCGAGATTTACAGTTTCGATATTCTGCGTGACTTTTCGGAATTTATGGAGAATACCGACAAAAAGGTCAAAGTCCACCTAAAAGTTGATACCGGAATGAGGCGCTTGGGCTTCGCCTCCGATAAAGGCATAGAACTGGCCCGTACGCTCAAGAAAACGCCGGCGCTGGAAGTGGCCAGCGTATTTTCCCACCTCGCCGGCGCCGACGGGCCGGAACACGTGGCTTTTTCCGCCCGGCAGGTCCGTGAACTGAACGGATTCTATGATGATTTTTGCGCCGTCTATGGCAAACGCCCTATGCGCCATACGCTGAATTCCGCTGGAATCGTACGTTTTCCCGAATACCAATTCGATATGGTTCGCCTCGGTATCGGCTTATATGGGGTGGAGGCGAATGGCGAGTTGCAGGAACATCTCCGCAATGTCAGTTCGCTGAAAACCGTGATTTCCCAAATCCGGAATATTCCCGCCGGCGAAAGTGTCGGCTATTCGCGTAAAGGCCGTTTCGAGCGAGACGGCAGGATAGCTACTGTAGCGATCGGTTACGCCGACGGATTCCGGCGCGTATTCGGCAACGGTAATGCACGGATGCTCGTCAATGGCCGGCTCGCTCCGACCGTCGGCAATATCTGTATGGACATGTGCATGATCGATATTACGGGTATCGAAGCCGAGGTGGGCGACGAAGTGACGGTGTTTGGAGAAACGCCGACGGTAAGCCGGTTGGCTGATGACGCAAGCACCATCGCCTATGAAATCCTAACGGATATTGGACAGCGGGTAAAGCGTGTTTTTATCACCGAATAA